TCATGTAATTAGTATATTTATTCAAACAAAAAGGCCTGGTACCTTACTTGTTAGTAAGTCCTACTCGACCCGGTCAGCGAGGTCGGCCAGCGTGTTGAGCGCGTCCAGTGGCGTCATCGTCGCCACGTCGACCTCCCGAAGCAGGGACTCGATGTCGTCGTCGGCCGCTCGACCCGCTGGCAGCCCCTCGCCGGTCGGCCGGTCGGAGACGGCGCCGTCATTCCCGCTCCCACCTCGGCCGCTTGCCTCGGCTGCCGGGGCCTCGCCGTCTGCCGCCAGACGCTCCCGGGCGGCCTCGACGACGGGCTCGGGCACCCCGGCCATCGCCGCCACCTCGACGCCGTAGGACGCGGCGGCCGGCCCGTCGGCCAGTTCGTGGTCGAAGACGACCGAGCCGTCTTCCCGGGAGGTCTCGAAGTGGCGGTTGGCCACCCCCGACAGGTCGTCGGCCGCCGCCGTGAGGTCGTGGTGGTGGGTCGCAAAGAGGGTGTAGGCCCCCACCTCGTCGTGAAGGTACTCCGTCACTGCGCGGGCGATGGCCAGCCCGTCGGCCGTCGAGGTGCCACGACCGACCTCGTCCAGCAGGACCAGCGAGTCGGCGGTCGCCTCCGTCAGGATGGTCGCAAGCTCCGTCATCTCTATCATGAAGGTGGAGCGACCGCCGGCGATGTCGTCGCTGGCGCCGACACGCGTGAACACCCGGTCGAGTATCGGCAGGGCAGCCGACGACGCCGGGACGAACGAGCCGGTCTGGGCGAGGACCGAGCAGAGTGCGACCTGGCGCATGTAGGTGGACTTCCCGCTCATGTTCGGGCCGGTGAGGACGACGAAGTGGGGGGCGTCGCCGTGCTCGGAGCTGTGAAGGTCGGTATCGTTCGGGACAAACGACTCCTCGGTTCGCTCGACGACGGGGTGGCGCCCGGCCTCGATGTCGATGCCGTCGGCGCCGACGGTGGGCCGGCAGTACCCCCGCGTCGCGGCGACCTCGCCGAAAGCCACGAGAGCGTCCAGTCGAGCGAGCTTCTCGGCCAGCGCCTGGACGCGTTCGGCCTCGGCGGCGACGGCGTCCCGGACCCGACAGAACAGCTCGTACTCCAGGTCGTCGGCCGCCGCCTCGGCCCGGAGAATCTCCTCTTCGCGGCTCTTCAGTTCGGGCGTGTAGTAGCGCTCGCTGTTCTTGAGCGTCTGTCGGCGCTGGTAGTCCTCGGGCACCGCATCGAGGTTGGCGTTTGTCACCTCGATGTAGTAGCCATGCACCGCGGTGTGGCCGACCTTCAGCGATTCGATGCCGGTGCGCTCGCGTTCGCTCGCTTCGAGGTCGTCGATCCACGCCTTGCCCGACCGCTCCGTCGAGCGCAGCTCGTCCAGCTCGTCGTCGTACCCCGAACGAATCACGCCGCCCTCGGTGACCTGCTGGGGCGGGTCCGGCCGGATAGCGGCCTCTATCTCCTCGCGGGTCTCCGTGAGCGGGTCCAGCGTGGCGTGCAGGTCCGCCAGTAGCCGTGCGTCCGCGTCGGCGAGGGCCTCGCGGATGCCGGGCACCACCGACAGCGTCGCCGCCAGCGAGCGCAGGTCACGGGCGTTGGCCCGGCCGCGAGACACCCGCGAGATGAGCCGCTCGATGTCGTACACCTGCGAGAGCAGCTCGTGGAGCCGCTCGCGGGTCCCGGGGCTGCACTTCAACTCGCCGACGGCCTCGTGGCGCGCCTCGATGCGGTCTGTGTCTAGCAGCGGGCGACGCAGCCAGTCCGTGAGCTTGCGCCGCCCCAACGCAGACGCCGTCTCGTCGAGCGTGTCCACGAGCGTCAGGTTCCCGTGGCCACGCACCGAGCGCCGGTCGAACAGCTCCAGGCTCTCGACGGCGACGGCGTCGAGCAGCATGTACTCCCGGGGGTCGTAGCGGGTGAGGTGGTTCAGATAGTCCAGGGTCCCCTCCGGGTCGACGTCGGGGTCGACCGGCTCCCCGTCCGGGCCGACGGCCCCCGACTTTCCCCGGGTGTACTCGGCGTAGGAAAGCAGGGCGCCCGTGGCCCGCACCTCGCTCTCGCCCGCCAGCAGCCGCTCGGGCGGCCCGAAGTACCGCTCGATGCGCGCCTCGGCCCGGTCGACGTCGAAGGCGTCGGCGTCGTACTCGGTGACCAGACAGGCCCCGCCAAAGACGGCCTCGTCCACATCGACGTCGGGCCCGACGATGGCTTCGGCGGGTCCGAAGCGGCGCAGCTCGTCGGCGACGGCCGTCGTCGAGTCCACGCTGGTCGCGTAACACGCGCCGGTCGAGATATCGACGAGGGCGAGGCCGTACGCCTCGCCCCGGGCAAGCGCCGCGACGTAGTTGCTGTCGGCCCCGTCGAGCAGCTCCGCCTCGGTCAGCGTCCCCGGCGTGACGACCCGCGTGACGGCCCGCTCGACGACGCCGCTGACCTCGTCGGGGTCCTCGACCTGGTCGGCGATGGCGACCCGATAGCCCGCGTCCAGCAGCGTCTCGATGTAGCTCTCGGCGTTGTCGATGGGGATGCCCGCCATCGCGTACTCGCCCGTGGAATCGCTGCGCTGGGTGAGCGTTATCTCACACAGCCGGGCGACCCGCTCTGCGGCCTCGCAAAACGCCTCGTAGAAGTCCCCAACCTGAAAGAGGACCAGTGCCTCGTCGTACTGTTCGCACAGCTCGAAGTACTGGGCCATCATCGGCGTCAGCTCGTCGTCCAGCTCGGCCATCTTCGCCGGTGGCCCGAGGGCCGCGTCCATATCCGACCTGGCGGGGTCGCCGGCAAAATACCCCACGGTCGGGCGTCATTTCAGCGGCTCCTATCGGACGCGCTCGAATCCAGAACGACGAGGATGTACGAGGCGATAAATCCGAGCGCGTAGCCCAGCAGGTGGACGTAGAGATTCAGCACCCGCCCACTGACGACGGAGTCGCCAGTGGCAGCCCCAGGAAGAGCCCCGCCACCACGACGCCCAGCTCAAAGCGACGGCGGCAGCGTCCCCACCGCCAGCAACACCGCCGGAACCACACTTACGAGCAGGAGGTCGGCGACCATCGCTGGCGTGCGTAGCGTCTCGACGCCGTCGGGCGCCTCCTCGACACCGTCTATCCGTACGGTATCGACGGTCGCCCGGCGGTATCACAACGCGGTAGCCTGCCAGTGCCACGAGGCGCCGATA
This sequence is a window from Haloarcula salinisoli. Protein-coding genes within it:
- the mutS gene encoding DNA mismatch repair protein MutS — protein: MDAALGPPAKMAELDDELTPMMAQYFELCEQYDEALVLFQVGDFYEAFCEAAERVARLCEITLTQRSDSTGEYAMAGIPIDNAESYIETLLDAGYRVAIADQVEDPDEVSGVVERAVTRVVTPGTLTEAELLDGADSNYVAALARGEAYGLALVDISTGACYATSVDSTTAVADELRRFGPAEAIVGPDVDVDEAVFGGACLVTEYDADAFDVDRAEARIERYFGPPERLLAGESEVRATGALLSYAEYTRGKSGAVGPDGEPVDPDVDPEGTLDYLNHLTRYDPREYMLLDAVAVESLELFDRRSVRGHGNLTLVDTLDETASALGRRKLTDWLRRPLLDTDRIEARHEAVGELKCSPGTRERLHELLSQVYDIERLISRVSRGRANARDLRSLAATLSVVPGIREALADADARLLADLHATLDPLTETREEIEAAIRPDPPQQVTEGGVIRSGYDDELDELRSTERSGKAWIDDLEASERERTGIESLKVGHTAVHGYYIEVTNANLDAVPEDYQRRQTLKNSERYYTPELKSREEEILRAEAAADDLEYELFCRVRDAVAAEAERVQALAEKLARLDALVAFGEVAATRGYCRPTVGADGIDIEAGRHPVVERTEESFVPNDTDLHSSEHGDAPHFVVLTGPNMSGKSTYMRQVALCSVLAQTGSFVPASSAALPILDRVFTRVGASDDIAGGRSTFMIEMTELATILTEATADSLVLLDEVGRGTSTADGLAIARAVTEYLHDEVGAYTLFATHHHDLTAAADDLSGVANRHFETSREDGSVVFDHELADGPAAASYGVEVAAMAGVPEPVVEAARERLAADGEAPAAEASGRGGSGNDGAVSDRPTGEGLPAGRAADDDIESLLREVDVATMTPLDALNTLADLADRVE